The following are encoded in a window of Gossypium raimondii isolate GPD5lz chromosome 13, ASM2569854v1, whole genome shotgun sequence genomic DNA:
- the LOC105782243 gene encoding pentatricopeptide repeat-containing protein At4g38150 isoform X1 has protein sequence MESSQARRVLTKLMKVLTLKPHHPVSRAAPSSCVLQTRFFSDIKRPITENESIRSNEDDDGATEHIPKRPLRGRRPFNPSFRETEGASFDRNRSSFQSPNAKFASDPTKKREDSQSDVNFLEKFKLGLENKRERVPSESEAMHRKEHEEKLSPPEDADEIFKKMKETGLIPNAVAMLDGLCKDGLIQEAMKLFGLMREKGTIPEVVIYTAVVDGFCKAHKLEDAKRIFRKMQSKGVIPNAFSYTVLIQGLYKCKHLDDAIEFCLEMVEAGHSPNVTTFVGLVDGLCKEKGVEEAVNVIGTLKQKGFLVNDKAVRQFLDKRAPFSPLVWEAIFGKKTSQKAF, from the coding sequence ATGGAATCATCACAAGCTCGGCGGGTTTTAACGAAGCTGATGAAGGTTTTAACTTTGAAGCCCCATCACCCCGTTTCAAGGGCAGCACCTTCGTCATGTGTCTTGCAAACGCGCTTTTTCAGCGATATAAAACGACCCATCACTGAAAATGAATCCATCAGGAGCAATGAGGATGATGATGGGGCTACCGAACATATTCCCAAACGACCCTTAAGGGGTCGAAGGCCTTTCAATCCGTCTTTTAGAGAAACCGAAGGAGCCAGCTTTGATCGTAATCGTTCCTCGTTTCAATCCCCCAATGCCAAATTTGCTTCTGATCCTACAAAGAAGAGAGAAGATTCTCAATCTGATGTTAACTTCTTGGAAAAATTCAAGCTTGGGCTTGAAAACAAGAGAGAAAGAGTACCCTCTGAGTCAGAAGCAATGCATAGAAAAGAGCATGAAGAAAAGCTTTCCCCACCAGAGGATGCTGATgagattttcaagaaaatgaaagagacAGGTCTTATCCCCAATGCTGTAGCCATGCTTGATGGTCTATGTAAAGATGGGCTTATCCAAGAAGCAATGAAGCTTTTTGGATTAATGAGGGAAAAGGGTACAATCCCGGAAGTTGTAATATACACAGCTGTTGTTGATGGCTTCTGCAAAGCACACAAGCTTGAGGATGCAAAGAGAATTTTCAGGAAGATGCAATCAAAAGGTGTGATCCCCAATGCTTTTAGTTATACTGTTTTGATTCAAGGATTGTATAAATGTAAGCACTTGGATGATGCCATTGAGTTTTGTTTGGAAATGGTTGAAGCTGGACATTCTCCAAATGTCACCACATTTGTGGGCTTGGTTGATGGATTGTGCAAGGAGAAGGGTGTGGAAGAAGCAGTGAATGTTATTGGAACCTTAAAACAAAAGGGATTTCTGGTTAATGATAAAGCTGTTAGACAGTTTCTGGATAAGAGGGCTCCTTTTTCACCTTTGGTTTGGGAAGCAATATTTGGGAAGAAAACCTCTCAGAAAGcattctaa
- the LOC105783325 gene encoding 3-hydroxy-3-methylglutaryl-coenzyme A reductase 2, with product MESSRRSAVKPVIVLKPSKRVSLVEDTTGKASDALPLPLYLTNAVFFTLFFSVVYFLLSRWREKIRASIPLHAVTFPEIVAVFALVASLIYLLGFFGIDFVQSLIIRPSGDVWSGEDDEEGNEVLLREEDARTVPCGQALDCSVPSLPHMVRNVTAQRLFDEKPVRVTTEEDARKVSCGQAVDCSLRSLPPRPPIVTSQKLFHEKTVIVTTEEDEEIIKSVVAGTLPSYSLETKLGDCKRAAAIRREALQRLTGRSLSGLPLDGFDYESILGQCCEMPVGYVQIPVGIAGPLLLNGREYSVPMATTEGCLVASTNRGCKAIHLSGGAASILLKDGMTRAPVVRFSTAKRAAELKFYLEDPENFDTLAVVFNRSSRFGRLQSIKCAIAGKNLYLRFTCSTGDAMGMNMVSKGVQNVLDFLQTDFPDMDVIGISGNFCSDKKPAAVNWIEGRGKSVVCEAIIEGDVVRKVLKTSVESLVELNMLKNLTGSAMAGALGGFNAHASNIVTAIYIATGQDPAQNVESSHCITMMEAVNDGKDLHISVTMPSVEVGTVGGGTQLASQSACLNLLGVKGASKEVAGANSRMLATIVAGAVLAGELSLMSALAAGQLVKSHMKYNRSSKDVSNLSS from the exons ATGGAATCCAGCCGGCGTTCAGCGGTTAAACCCGTTATTGTTCTCAAGCCAAGTAAGAGGGTCTCTTTAGTGGAAGATACCACCGGCAAAGCCTCCGACGCGTTGCCTCTTCCTTTGTACCTAACGAATGCGGTGTTCTTCACGCTCTTCTTCTCCGTGGTTTATTTTCTTCTATCCCGTTGGCGCGAAAAGATCCGAGCTTCAATCCCTCTCCACGCCGTCACCTTTCCCGAGATCGTCGCGGTTTTCGCTTTGGTCGCATCGTTGATTTATCTTTTGGGGTTCTTCGGGATCGACTTTGTTCAGTCTTTGATTATCCGGCCATCGGGTGATGTTTGGAGTGGTGAGGACGATGAAGAGGGAAATGAAGTGTTGCTTCGTGAGGAAGATGCCCGTACAGTCCCTTGCGGCCAAGCTCTTGATTGTTCGGTCCCTTCGTTGCCTCATATGGTACGGAATGTAACTGCCCAGAGACTGTTCGATGAAAAGCCTGTTAGAGTTACAACCGAGGAAGATGCACGTAAAGTCTCTTGCGGTCAAGCTGTTGATTGCTCGCTTCGTTCACTGCCTCCTCGACCACCGATTGTAACTTCTCAGAAACTGTTCCATGAAAAGACTGTTATAGTTACAACCGAGGAAGACGAGGAAATTATTAAATCCGTTGTGGCTGGAACACTCCCTTCATATTCTTTAGAAACGAAATTAGGTGATTGCAAAAGAGCGGCTGCGATCAGGCGTGAGGCGCTGCAGAGATTAACTGGGAGATCGTTATCGGGTTTGCCATTGGATGGATTTGATTACGAGTCGATTTTAGGGCAGTGTTGTGAGATGCCGGTTGGGTACGTGCAGATTCCCGTGGGAATTGCTGGGCCATTGTTGCTTAATGGAAGAGAGTACTCGGTTCCTATGGCAACCACAGAGGGGTGCTTGGTGGCTAGTACTAACAGGGGCTGTAAGGCTATTCATTTGTCTGGTGGAGCTGCAAGTATTCTATTGAAAGATGGAATGACTAGAGCTCCTGTTGTAAGGTTCAGCACCGCGAAAAGGGCAGCTGAACTGAAGTTTTATTTGGAAGATCCTGAGAATTTCGATACTTTGGCTGTTGTTTTTAACAG ATCAAGTAGATTTGGTAGGCTTCAAAGTATAAAATGTGCAATTGCTGGGAAGAATCTATATTTGAGATTCACTTGCAGTACTGGTGATGCTATGGGGATGAACATGGTTTCCAAGGGAGTTCAAAACGTTTTAGATTTCCTTCAAACGGATTTCCCTGACATGGATGTCATCGGCATTTCCG GAAATTTCTGCTCTGACAAAAAGCCAGCTGCTGTAAACTGGATTGAAGGACGAGGCAAGTCTGTTGTCTGCGAGGCCATCATTGAGGGTGATGTGGTGAGGAAGGTCTTGAAGACTAGTGTGGAATCTCTTGTGGAGCTCAACATGCTTAAGAACCTTACTGGTTCTGCCATGGCCGGAGCTTTGGGTGGATTTAATGCCCATGCAAGTAACATCGTGACTGCAATCTACATAGCTACTGGCCAAGACCCGGCTCAAAATGTTGAGAGCTCTCATTGCATCACTATGATGGAAGCTGTTAATGATGGAAAGGACCTTCACATCTCTGTCACAATGCCTTCTGTTGAG GTTGGCACCGTTGGTGGTGGAACTCAGCTTGCATCTCAGTCAGCCTGTTTGAACCTGCTCGGCGTTAAGGGTGCAAGCAAAGAAGTAGCTGGAGCAAACTCAAGGATGCTTGCAACCATTGTAGCTGGTGCCGTCCTCGCGGGGGAGCTGTCACTCATGTCTGCTCTTGCAGCGGGTCAGCTGGTTAAGAGCCATATGAAATACAATAGATCAAGTAAGGATGTGTCCAACCTTTCTTCCTAG
- the LOC105782243 gene encoding pentatricopeptide repeat-containing protein At4g38150 isoform X2, protein MESSQARRVLTKLMKVLTLKPHHPVSRAAPSSCVLQTRFFSDIKRPITENESIRSNEDDDGATEHIPKRPLRGRRPFNPSFRETEGASFDRNRSSFQSPNAKFASDPTKKREDSQSDVNFLEKFKLGLENKRERVPSESEAMHRKEHEEKLSPPEDADEIFKKMKETGLIPNAVAMLDGLCKDGLIQEAMKLFGLMREKGTIPEVVIYTAVVDGFCKAHKLEDAKRIFRKMQSKAGHSPNVTTFVGLVDGLCKEKGVEEAVNVIGTLKQKGFLVNDKAVRQFLDKRAPFSPLVWEAIFGKKTSQKAF, encoded by the exons ATGGAATCATCACAAGCTCGGCGGGTTTTAACGAAGCTGATGAAGGTTTTAACTTTGAAGCCCCATCACCCCGTTTCAAGGGCAGCACCTTCGTCATGTGTCTTGCAAACGCGCTTTTTCAGCGATATAAAACGACCCATCACTGAAAATGAATCCATCAGGAGCAATGAGGATGATGATGGGGCTACCGAACATATTCCCAAACGACCCTTAAGGGGTCGAAGGCCTTTCAATCCGTCTTTTAGAGAAACCGAAGGAGCCAGCTTTGATCGTAATCGTTCCTCGTTTCAATCCCCCAATGCCAAATTTGCTTCTGATCCTACAAAGAAGAGAGAAGATTCTCAATCTGATGTTAACTTCTTGGAAAAATTCAAGCTTGGGCTTGAAAACAAGAGAGAAAGAGTACCCTCTGAGTCAGAAGCAATGCATAGAAAAGAGCATGAAGAAAAGCTTTCCCCACCAGAGGATGCTGATgagattttcaagaaaatgaaagagacAGGTCTTATCCCCAATGCTGTAGCCATGCTTGATGGTCTATGTAAAGATGGGCTTATCCAAGAAGCAATGAAGCTTTTTGGATTAATGAGGGAAAAGGGTACAATCCCGGAAGTTGTAATATACACAGCTGTTGTTGATGGCTTCTGCAAAGCACACAAGCTTGAGGATGCAAAGAGAATTTTCAGGAAGATGCAATCAAAAG CTGGACATTCTCCAAATGTCACCACATTTGTGGGCTTGGTTGATGGATTGTGCAAGGAGAAGGGTGTGGAAGAAGCAGTGAATGTTATTGGAACCTTAAAACAAAAGGGATTTCTGGTTAATGATAAAGCTGTTAGACAGTTTCTGGATAAGAGGGCTCCTTTTTCACCTTTGGTTTGGGAAGCAATATTTGGGAAGAAAACCTCTCAGAAAGcattctaa
- the LOC105782242 gene encoding protein FAR1-RELATED SEQUENCE 5: MDPEILEFDIGLGGGGSSGRDGDDDANIGLDVDEDMADSPAPSSILASNSNGGGFGTGGGEIYLPEGDLLDLEPYEGMEFESEEAAKAFYNSYARRVGFSTRVSSSRRSRRDGAIIQRQFVCAKEGFRNLNEKRTKDREIKRPRTITRVGCKASLSVKVQDSGKWVVSGFVREHNHELVPPDQVHCLRSHRQISGPAKTLIDTLQAAGMGPRRIMSALIKEYGGISKVGFTEVDCRNYMRNNRQRSLEGDIQLLLDYLRQMQAENPNFFFAVQGDEDQALTSNVFWADPKSRMNYTYFGDTVTFDTTYRSNRYRLPFAPFTGVNHHGQPILFGCAFLINESEASFVWLFKTWLMAMSGRPPVSITTDHDAVIRSAITQVFPETRHRFCKWHIFKKCQEKLSHVFLKHPTFEADFHKCVNLPESIEEFESCWLSLVDRYELRDHEWLQMMYNDRRHWIPVYLRDTFFAEMSITQRSDSMNSYFDGFVNASTNLNQFFKLYEKALESRNEKEVKADYDTMNTSPALKTPSPMEKQASELYTRKLFTRFQEELVGTLTFMASKSDDDDDVITYQVAKFGEDHKSYYVKFNVLEMKAACSCQMFEFSGLLCRHVLAVFRVTNVLTLPSHYILKRWTKNARSSVILEERSSDVYTNYLESHTVRYNTLRHETFKLVDEGSKSLDTCNVAIDALQQAAKRVALATKNEGRATLVNGRIRGDSARDASRANTTNHKMPCQPLSEDDMDKKIRELTNELDYASRKCEVYRSNLLSVLKDIEDHKLQLSIKVQNIKISMKDGL, translated from the exons atGGACCCGGAGATTCTCGAATTCGATATAGGCTTAGGCGGAGGAGGTAGCAGCGGTCGCGACGGCGACGATGATGCCAATATAGGGTTAGACGTTGATGAGGACATGGCTGATAGTCCCGCTCCCTCTTCAATTCTCGCTTCTAATAGCAATGGAGGTGGCTTCGGAACCGGCGGCGGTGAAATTTACCTTCCAGAAGGTGACCTACTGGATCTCGAGCCTTATGAAGGTATGGAATTCGAGTCTGAAGAAGCCGCTAAGGCCTTCTACAATTCGTATGCTCGCCGTGTCGGTTTTAGTACGCGTGTGAGTTCTTCTCGCCGTTCCAGGCGCGACGGAGCGATTATTCAGAGACAGTTTGTTTGTGCTAAAGAAGGGTTTAGGAATTTGAATGAGAAGAGAACTAAGGATAGGGAGATTAAGCGTCCTCGTACTATAACTAGAGTAGGGTGTAAGGCTTCCTTGTCTGTTAAAGTGCAAGATTCTGGGAAATGGGTTGTGTCTGGATTTGTTCGAGAACATAATCATGAGCTTGTTCCACCTGATCAAGTTCATTGTCTTAGGTCTCATAGGCAAATATCTGGGCCTGCCAAGACTTTGATTGATACATTGCAAGCTGCTGGGATGGGACCTCGTAGGATTATGTCTgctttaataaaagaatatggTGGAATTAGTAAGGTTGGGTTTACAGAAGTGGATTGTAGGAACTATATGAGGAATAATCGGCAGAGGAGCTTGGAAGGAGATATTCAATTACTCTTGGACTATTTGAGGCAAATGCAAGCTGAGAACCCGAATTTCTTTTTCGCTGTTCAGGGTGACGAGGATCAAGCTTTGACGAGTAATGTATTTTGGGCTGACCCCAAGTCTAGGATGAATTATACTTACTTTGGGGATACTGTTACCTTTGATACTACCTATAGGTCGAACAGGTATCGATTACCTTTTGCACCTTTCACTGGGGTAAACCACCATGGACAGCCAATTTTGTTTGGATGTGCTTTCTTAATAAATGAATCGGAAGCATCGTTTGTTTGGCTGTTCAAGACTTGGCTTATGGCAATGTCTGGTCGCCCTCCGGTGTCTATCACCACTGATCATGATGCTGTTATACGATCAGCCATTACACAGGTTTTCCCTGAGACTCGGCACCGTTTCTGCAAATGGCACATCTTCAAGAAATGCCAAGAGAAGTTGTCCCATGTGTTCCTTAAGCATCCGACGTTTGAGGCGGATTTCCATAAGTGTGTTAACTTGCCTGAGTCGATTGAGGAGTTTGAGTCTTGTTGGCTGTCTCTTGTAGATCGATACGAACTCAGGGATCATGAATGGCTTCAGATGATGTACAATGATCGCAGGCACTGGATCCCTGTATATCTGCGGGACACTTTTTTTGCTGAGATGTCTATAACTCAACGAAGTGATAGCATGAACTCATACTTTGATGGCTTTGTGAATGCTTCAACTAATCTAAATCAGTTCTTTAAGCTCTATGAGAAAGCTCTGGAGAGTCGAAATGAGAAAGAAGTGAAAGCTGATTATGATACAATGAACACTTCCCCTGCTCTGAAGACCCCATCTCCAATGGAGAAACAGGCGTCAGAGCTTTATACCAGAAAACTGTTTACGAGATTTCAGGAGGAGTTAGTTGGGACTCTGACATTCATGGCATCAAAATCagacgatgatgatgatgttatAACATATCAGGTGGCAAAGTTCGGAGAGGATCATAAATCCTACTATGTTAAGTTCAATGTTTTAGAAATGAAGGCCGCTTGTAGCTGCCAGATGTTTGAGTTTTCTGGTCTTCTATGTAGACATGTATTGGCAGTTTTCAGAGTAACCAATGTCCTTACGCTCCCATCTCATTATATTTTGAAACGATGGACGAAAAATGCAAGGAGTAGTGTTATATTAGAAGAACGTTCTAGCGATGTATATACTAATTATCTTGAATCTCATACAGTCCGGTATAATACCCTACGCCATGAGACCTTCAAACTTGTTGATGAAGGATCAAAGTCTTTAGACACTTGCAATGTGGCAATAGATGCTCTCCAACAGGCTGCCAAAAGAGTTGCACTTGCAACAAAGAATGAGGGCAGGGCTACACTGGTTAACGGGCGGATCAGGGGGGACTCTGCACGTGATGCTAGTCGGGCAAATACCACTAATCACAAAATGCCCTGTCAACCATTATCTGAG GATGACATGGACAAGAAGATCCGAGAACTTACAAATGAGCTGGACTATGCGAGTCGAAAATGTGAAGTTTACAGGTCGAATCTGCTTTCTGTTTTAAAAGACATTGAAGATCATAAGCTGCAGCTGTCAATTAAAGTGCAAAATATAAAGATCAGCATGAAGGATGGCCTGTGA
- the LOC105782244 gene encoding transcription termination factor MTERF6, chloroplastic/mitochondrial, which translates to MDVTSCQNGGSIMWFFRDKGFDDKSINEMFKKCKRLQGVHKERASENWSYLKSIGIQERKLPSVVSKCPKILALGLYEKLVPMVECLATLGTERREVASAIARFPQIVSHSVEEKLCPLLAFFQALGVSERQLGKMILLNPRLISYSIESKLTDIVNFLATLGLTREWMIGKVLAKYPFIMGYSVNKRLRPTTEFLKSVGLSKTDLQTVTMNFPEVLCRDVDKILRPNFAYLERSGFEDRQIAALVTGYPPILIKSIKNSLEPRIKFLVEVMGRQIDEVANYPDFFRHGLKKRVELRHRLLKEKDVNCSLSEMLDCNHKKFLLKFGLFEGLA; encoded by the coding sequence ATGGATGTTACTAGCTGTCAAAATGGTGGTAGCATCATGTGGTTCTTCAGAGACAAAGGTTTTGATGATAAAAGCATCAATGAAATGTTCAAGAAATGTAAGCGCCTTCAAGGCGTGCACAAGGAAAGAGCCTCCGAAAACTGGTCTTACCTGAAAAGCATTGGTATTCAAGAGAGAAAGCTACCTTCTGTTGTTTCCAAGTGCCCCAAAATCCTTGCCCTTGGTCTATATGAGAAGCTTGTCCCCATGGTAGAGTGCCTTGCTACGCTAGGAACCGAACGCCGCGAAGTTGCTTCTGCCATTGCTAGATTCCCTCAAATAGTCTCACACAGTGTGGAAGAGAAGCTTTGCCCACTCTTGGCTTTCTTTCAAGCATTGGGAGTCTCTGAAAGGCAACTAGGCAAAATGATATTGCTAAATCCTAGGCTTATCAGTTATAGCATTGAATCTAAACTCACAGATATTGTTAACTTCCTTGCCACACTTGGCCTTACCAGAGAATGGATGATCGGTAAAGTTCTGGCAAAATACCCGTTTATAATGGGTTATAGTGTCAACAAAAGGCTACGTCCTACAACCGAGTTCTTAAAATCGGTTGGTTTATCCAAGACAGATCTTCAAACAGTGACCATGAACTTTCCCGAAGTCTTGTGCCGTGATGTTGACAAGATTCTAAGACCAAACTTTGCATATCTTGAAAGAAGTGGATTTGAGGATAGACAGATAGCAGCTTTGGTGACTGGCTATCCCCCTATTCTAATCAAGAGCATCAAGAATTCCTTAGAACCTAGGATTAAGTTCTTGGTTGAGGTGATGGGGAGGCAAATCGATGAAGTAGCTAATTACCCTGACTTTTTCCGGCACGGTTTAAAGAAGCGAGTAGAGTTGCGGCACCGGCTTTTAAAAGAGAAGGATGTCAATTGTAGCTTAAGTGAAATGCTAGACTGCAATCACAAGAAGTTTCTATTGAAGTTTGGTTTGTTTGAAGGACTTGCCTGA